Below is a genomic region from Candidatus Eisenbacteria bacterium.
GTTCGATCCAGCGCACGCCCTCGAGCGAGGCGACGGCGTCGATTGCGTCCGCTCCGGCGCGAAAGAGGACCGTCCCTTCCGCTTCGCCGAGCACCGAGCCGCCGCGGAGCGCCACCGCCTCGCGGACCGGCGCCGGGTCTTCTCCGGGGAAGAGGAGCGCCACCGTCTCGATCGTTTCCCCGGCTTTCGCCGCCGGGAAGGCGTGGTCCGGCCCTTTCAGGCGGCCGTCCCGGTAGGGGGCGATCCAGGCGACGCCGGGAAGATCGCGCAGCTCCTCCGCAGACCGTGCGCCGGCGCGGACCAGGAGAGCGTCGTCGGGGAGATAGCCGACCGGCTCGGCCCCGGTCCTCTCCAGGGCGCGGCGCCACGACTCGCGGATCGGCCCCTCGAAGCGGACCACGACGTAGCGGGAAAGGAGCGTGTCCTCCTTCGCCCGCGTCTCCGCCAGCTCCATCCCGTTCGCCAGTCGAACCGGACCCTCGCGCCGCCCCGGGTCGAACCGCCCTTTTCCCGCGGGACGGATCAGGCCGGCGGCGCGGTCCGCTTCCCCCGTCGGCATGTGGAGGGCGCGAACCGGCGCCGCCAGAAGCCCGTTCCCCACGCGAGCCGCCACGGTCCAATACCACGTCCCCCCACCATCGCCGCCGGGGAGATCGAGGCGGGAGAGGCGCGTCCAGTTGCGGGCGGTGGAGCGGTCCGTCCGCGCGGGGTCGGCGGAAACGGGGACCCGCAGAGGCGGATCGAAGGGCTCCCGTGAGAAGAAGAGCAGGTACTCCCGCGCGCCCGGAACGGGTCGCCACCGGAGAAGGGCGTCCCCCTCCTCGATCGCCGCGCCGGGCGCCGGTTCCTCGATCGCGGGGGCGCGAAGCGCATAGCCCTCTTCGGGCAACGCTCCGCCTGAGGGGAGTGGCGTCCCGACAAGGAGGACGAAGAGCGCCGCCAGGATGGAACCGATCGGACGGCGGAACGCAGAGCGGGGCACCGCTTTCTCCCGGCTCGCCACGATCCGGCGAGCGAAATCGAGTTGGTTCGGCTCGCTTCTCGAGATCCGATCCGATCGGGCGGACCGGGGAAGGCTGGTCGGGAACGAGTCCTACCAAGAGTCTCGGCACCGGTCAAGAAAAACTGGAGAGGTTCCCGTATTTTGTAATTCCTGGGACCCGCAAGGACAAAGGGACGCAAGGGCGGCGACCGTCGCGGGGATGCCCCGGCGCTCGATCTCCGGCCCGAGCCTCGTGGAGAACCGCTCCCCTGAACGCCGCCAAGCCGCTTCATCCATCCATTTTCTTTTTTCCCGCGAATCTGTTACAAAGAACGCATGAAAAGAAAGCGAGCCGTCAACCCGTGGATCCGAATGCTCCTGCTTCTCACGCTTCCGCTCCTCTCTTCCGGGGCGGCGGCCGCCGACCTTCCCCCTCCGGACGGTCTGATCAACGATTTCGCCGGTGTGCTTTCGCCCGATACGGAGAGGCGCGCCGAAGCGCTCAGCCGGGAACTGCTTGAAAAGACGGGCGTTACGGTGGCGGCGGCGATCGTGCCGGACATGGGCGGAGAGGAGGTCGAGCGCTACGCGGTCGATCTCTATCAGTCTTGGGGGATCGGCCGGAAGGGGGAGGACCGGGGGGCGCTCCTTCTGATCGCAGTCGGGGAGCGGAAGGTTCGCATCGAGACCGGTTACGGATTGGAAGGGATCCTGCCGGACGGACGGACCGGCGAGATCCTGGATCGCTACGTGGTTCCCGAACTCGGCCGGGATGATTGGGACGCGGGTGTTTTCGGCGGAGTCGCCGCCCTCGCCGCGGTGATCGCCGACGACGCGGGCGTGCAACTCGCCGGGCTCGCGTCGGGCGCCCCCGCGCCGGCCGGCCGGCCGGCGGGAAGTCGCGGCGGCGTGGGCGGCCTCATTCTCTTTCTGATCATCTTTTTCCTCATCGGCCGGGGACGGATCTCCCCCTGGCTGCTCCTTCTCCTCTTCTCCTCGGGCGGGCGGCGTCCCCCCGGAGGTTTCGGCGGCTTCGGCGGCGGCGGCTTCGGCGGTTTCGGCGGTGGAGGAGGGGGAGGAGGATTCTCCGGTTTCGGCGGTGGGATGAGCGGCGGCGGCGGCGCGTCCCGCGGATTTTAACGGGCCGCGCCCTCGGGCGCGGAGAGAGGGAAACGCATGACATCCGGCGGAACGAAAGGGCCGGAGGCGGCCTACGAGCCGTTTCTGCGGGATCTCCGCGGAGCGTTCGGCGACGGCCTTCTCTCGGCGGCCGTGTACGGGAGCGCGGCCCGGGGGGACTGGCGTCCCGGCGATTCGGACATCAACTTTCTCGTGATCCTCGATGATCGGGCGATTCTCGACTTGGAGAACGCCTTCGGTTTCGTGAAGGGATGGCAGAAGAGGGGAATCGCGATCCCGCTCTTCCTGACGGAGGAGTATATCCGCGGCGCGCTCGACGCCTACCCTCTCGAATTCCTGAATATGCAAAGCGCCTACAGGGTGCTGCTCGGCCCGGACCCTCTCGC
It encodes:
- a CDS encoding TPM domain-containing protein, with the translated sequence MKRKRAVNPWIRMLLLLTLPLLSSGAAAADLPPPDGLINDFAGVLSPDTERRAEALSRELLEKTGVTVAAAIVPDMGGEEVERYAVDLYQSWGIGRKGEDRGALLLIAVGERKVRIETGYGLEGILPDGRTGEILDRYVVPELGRDDWDAGVFGGVAALAAVIADDAGVQLAGLASGAPAPAGRPAGSRGGVGGLILFLIIFFLIGRGRISPWLLLLLFSSGGRRPPGGFGGFGGGGFGGFGGGGGGGGFSGFGGGMSGGGGASRGF